One genomic window of Branchiostoma lanceolatum isolate klBraLanc5 chromosome 5, klBraLanc5.hap2, whole genome shotgun sequence includes the following:
- the LOC136435798 gene encoding uncharacterized protein, translating into MRPCPTLFAIFFSMMLREIKEDLTEGIYIRFRTDGSIFNLRRLLARTKTLEELILDLLFADDCALLAHTEEALQTVVNYFAEACKAFGLTISLKKTEAMYQKPPRGTYTPPQISIDGQSLNAVDHFTYLGSVISNDATVTKDMDSRLGKACSSFGRLQKRVWKNHSLRLSTKIQVYRAVVITTLLYGAET; encoded by the coding sequence ATGCGTCCTTGCCCTACTCTCTTCGCCATCTTCTTCAGTATGATGCTGAGAGAGATCAAGGAGGATCTCACTGAAGGGATCTACATCAGGTTCAGAACGGACGGTAGTATCTTCAACCTCAGGAGACTCTTAGCCCGCACAAAGACACTGGAAGAGCTGATCCTCGATTTGCTGTTCGCAGATGACTGTGCACTCCTGGCTCACACAGAGGAAGCCCTACAGACAGTTGTCAACTACTTTGCAGAAGCATGTAAGGCCTTCGGGCTCACCATCAGCCTCAAGAAAACGGAGGCGATGTACCAGAAGCCACCACGTGGAACCTACACCCCTCCACAGATCAGCATTGATGGGCAGTCTCTGAACGCAGTCGATCACTTTACTTACCTGGGGAGTGTCATCTCCAACGATGCTACAGTGACCAAGGATATGGACAGCCGACTTGGCAAAGCCTGCAGCTCGTTCGGGCGGCTACAGAAGCGTGTCTGGAAGAACCACTCACTACGTCTCTCAACAAAGATCCAGGTGTATAGAGCAGTAGTCATCACCACTCTTCTGTACGGGGCTGAAACTTAG